ACGAGAGCGGAACCACAGACACCGAGAATGTCTATGAGTATTTTCCTCTTCAAAATATGGTCGTGTTCTATATTTCCAAGTAATAATGTATATTTTATGGAAGAGACGGCAAAAATCAACAAGGTAAAAAATATAAAATAAGGAACAGCGCGAACGTTTATTGCCATAGCGACATATAGAGAGACTAGGACCAGATCTAAAATACTGTGTACCAAGCTATAAGGTGGCGTTATGCGAGAAAAACACCTGATGGAAAAGAAGGTATTAAAAAGAAAAACAATATAAAATATGGCAAGCGGTATTGCTTTGTGCCAATCAAAAGATTCAAATACCCAGGTAATAATAAAAGCTAAGGCAAAAATAGAGCTGACAATCCAAGCTTTTAATTCAGCCCCTTTTCTAACGTTGTCTTCTATAGTGTCTGATCTTTTCTCTAATCCTATACGATGATCTTCATAACCATTAGTAAACGGTTTCTTGAAAAGGGCTTGCCAAACAAAATTTAATCCATAAATCAGATTCGTTTTTACAATCCCCTCTTTCTGAAACCGACGACTGGAAGAATAAATAAAAAAGTCCATCTTAAATACAACCTTTCCGAATTCACTGAGCCTTCTTGATATATTTGTGTCTTCTCCATAAAACTCAATATTTTTATCAAATCCACCCATCTTTAATAGAGCCTCTTTCTTTGCGACAAAATTTCCCCCCAAAATCAAATAACCTGCTAGGTGGTATGCGATAGGGGCATTGAGCCACCAAATAATATGCAAAAAGAAATTGTTTATAATAGAACCATCATAATACCTGTATGGCCCGCTCAAACTGACAGCCTTAGGGTGTTTAGCAAAAAATGTCTCCGCAGTTTTATACCATGCCGGTTGAAGTCTTGTGTCTGCATCAATATAGGCCAAAAAATCACCAGTAGCTACTTCTAGCCCCTTTTGTCTCGCTTTGGTTAGACCCTTGTCTGGTTCATCGACTACTTTCACTCCAGAAACTTTCTCGGCCAATTCTTTCGTGCGGTCGGTACTGCCATTATTGATAACGATTATTTCGTGAAATTTACCGTCTGAATATTTTATTGCTTTTTCTAAACAATCAATAATAGAATCCTCCTCATTGTAGGCCGGTATGATCAAGCTGATTTTAAATTTTTTATTTTGTGACGTCATCTTATTACTACTTATTACCATACTCTTTTTTCAAAACAAAATACTTTGCCAGTCTATACTGGGAATAGACGAGAAAACAAAGAGCGACGGAAATAATTGAAATATTTGAGACAGAAAAGCTTGGAATAAGATTTGTCGTATCAAAAAAAGTTGCGATAATGGGCATCTTAAGAACAAAAAGGAATAAGACAACCTCTATCAAAGCAAGAGAAAGTATTTGTAACTTTTGCATTTTAGATATTATACCCCTGTATACATACGGAGTAAATGCAAAGAAGGTAAAACCTGAAATTATATAAGCAATAATTACTAAAAGATTTGACTCCGCTAATTTCATATATATGGGGCTTATAATAAAGATTATCGCGATAAAAATAGTCTGAATAATTGAAGAGGAGACAGCGAACGGTAAAATATTTTTAAGA
The genomic region above belongs to Candidatus Paceibacterota bacterium and contains:
- a CDS encoding glycosyltransferase; the encoded protein is MVISSNKMTSQNKKFKISLIIPAYNEEDSIIDCLEKAIKYSDGKFHEIIVINNGSTDRTKELAEKVSGVKVVDEPDKGLTKARQKGLEVATGDFLAYIDADTRLQPAWYKTAETFFAKHPKAVSLSGPYRYYDGSIINNFFLHIIWWLNAPIAYHLAGYLILGGNFVAKKEALLKMGGFDKNIEFYGEDTNISRRLSEFGKVVFKMDFFIYSSSRRFQKEGIVKTNLIYGLNFVWQALFKKPFTNGYEDHRIGLEKRSDTIEDNVRKGAELKAWIVSSIFALAFIITWVFESFDWHKAIPLAIFYIVFLFNTFFSIRCFSRITPPYSLVHSILDLVLVSLYVAMAINVRAVPYFIFFTLLIFAVSSIKYTLLLGNIEHDHILKRKILIDILGVCGSALVIGGILAGYARSSLWAWVVIFILANIILFTLWPFYRIEPIEKGL